One genomic segment of Desulfobacterales bacterium includes these proteins:
- a CDS encoding biotin transporter BioY has product MPIVLQNFFVMLAGLILGRRWGLACVGIYLFAGLIGLPVFAVGTAGIGRIAGPTGGYLLNYLPAVWMIGLISEKGGRRLMLDLAALICGAALVYAIGASWLKLITGMGWAKAVSVGVLPFLIGDALKAGAALPVAKTLRPVVSGALLPGCFKNGYRLSVNG; this is encoded by the coding sequence GTGCCCATCGTTCTGCAGAACTTTTTTGTCATGCTGGCCGGCCTGATATTGGGGCGCCGCTGGGGCCTTGCCTGTGTGGGGATCTATCTGTTTGCCGGCCTTATCGGCCTGCCGGTGTTTGCCGTCGGAACCGCCGGCATTGGGCGTATTGCCGGGCCGACCGGCGGTTATCTGTTGAACTACCTGCCGGCCGTATGGATGATCGGGCTGATCAGTGAAAAAGGGGGCAGGCGGCTGATGCTGGATCTGGCCGCCCTTATCTGCGGGGCCGCCCTTGTCTATGCCATCGGCGCCTCCTGGCTGAAGCTGATAACGGGCATGGGCTGGGCAAAGGCGGTGAGCGTCGGGGTGCTGCCGTTTTTGATCGGGGATGCCCTGAAAGCGGGAGCTGCCCTGCCGGTGGCCAAAACGCTGAGACCGGTTGTCTCGGGCGCCTTGCTGCCGGGATGCTTTAAAAACGGTTATCGGTTATCGGTTAATGGTTAA
- a CDS encoding TetR/AcrR family transcriptional regulator yields the protein MPNTESNPPDAAILTESPLPPAREKLADALSRILEYKDFNSITNAEISREAGVNESLIYRYFENKRGLLHQVLHDYMLDFQAQVQQDLKSSQGALDKLRSLIQVHIRMYDSNRVLARILLLEVRNFPGYFESETYQLVQTYGRLVMQIIREGMANDEIRDDVAPARVRDLILGSIEHFCMAPVIFGHEIDSGAGASQLGALIFSGIEKKADGAG from the coding sequence ATGCCTAATACGGAATCCAATCCCCCCGATGCAGCGATTCTGACGGAATCCCCCCTGCCGCCAGCCAGAGAAAAACTGGCGGATGCACTCAGCCGGATTCTTGAATACAAGGATTTCAACTCCATCACCAATGCCGAGATCTCCCGGGAGGCCGGTGTCAATGAATCCCTCATATACCGGTATTTTGAGAACAAGCGGGGGCTGCTCCACCAGGTTTTGCACGACTATATGCTCGATTTTCAGGCCCAGGTGCAGCAGGACCTGAAATCCAGCCAGGGGGCCCTGGACAAATTGAGGAGCCTGATCCAGGTGCATATCCGGATGTATGACAGCAACCGGGTGCTGGCCCGTATTCTTTTGCTGGAGGTGAGAAATTTCCCCGGCTATTTTGAAAGTGAAACCTACCAGCTGGTCCAGACATATGGCCGCCTGGTCATGCAGATCATCCGGGAGGGCATGGCAAACGACGAAATCCGGGATGATGTCGCGCCGGCGCGCGTCCGGGACCTGATATTGGGCAGTATTGAACATTTCTGCATGGCCCCGGTTATTTTCGGCCATGAAATTGATTCGGGCGCCGGTGCCTCTCAGTTGGGAGCGCTTATTTTTTCCGGGATCGAAAAAAAAGCGGATGGCGCCGGCTGA
- a CDS encoding DUF4338 domain-containing protein: protein MQKLIVRPVLKSEEIRFRDLMQKHHYLGFVPKMGQTLWYVGCIGEQWTSLLGFSVAALKCKARDNWIGWDYRVQYGPLKVIANNNRFLILPNWHIRNLGSRTLALCLKRIGDDWIKFFGYRVALAETFVDPELFSGAV, encoded by the coding sequence TTGCAAAAATTGATCGTTCGGCCAGTTCTTAAAAGCGAGGAAATCAGATTTCGCGACCTGATGCAAAAGCACCATTATTTGGGATTTGTTCCCAAAATGGGCCAAACACTATGGTACGTCGGCTGTATAGGGGAGCAATGGACATCGTTGCTCGGCTTTTCGGTCGCCGCTTTAAAATGCAAAGCCCGGGACAACTGGATTGGATGGGACTATCGTGTCCAATACGGCCCCTTGAAGGTGATTGCTAACAACAACCGTTTTCTGATCCTGCCAAACTGGCATATCCGGAATTTGGGGTCTCGAACCTTGGCGCTTTGCCTGAAGAGAATCGGGGACGATTGGATCAAATTTTTCGGATACAGAGTCGCTTTGGCGGAAACATTTGTCGATCCGGAGTTGTTTTCGGGCGCCGTCTAA
- a CDS encoding transposase family protein: MNLKADHMHSLPDFFKTTPDPRRAQGRRHSLPTVLAIAAGAILCGMRGYKAISDWANGLGQKARARFGCRREKGRYVVPSESIIRDVLVRVNPDDHDSALQKWNEAFGAQDDGLAIDGKVMCNAVNEDDRQIHVMNVVGHDSNICYTQKK; the protein is encoded by the coding sequence ATGAATCTCAAAGCCGACCACATGCACTCGTTGCCGGATTTTTTCAAAACGACCCCCGATCCTCGCAGAGCCCAGGGCAGACGGCACAGCTTGCCGACGGTGCTTGCGATAGCCGCAGGCGCAATCCTATGCGGAATGCGCGGATACAAGGCGATTTCGGACTGGGCAAACGGACTGGGACAAAAAGCCAGAGCCCGTTTTGGTTGCAGAAGGGAAAAAGGCCGATACGTCGTGCCAAGCGAATCGATCATCAGGGACGTTTTGGTGCGCGTGAATCCCGACGATCACGATTCTGCACTTCAAAAGTGGAATGAAGCCTTCGGCGCTCAAGACGACGGCTTGGCGATCGACGGCAAAGTCATGTGCAACGCCGTCAACGAAGACGACAGGCAGATCCATGTCATGAACGTGGTCGGCCATGACAGCAATATTTGCTACACCCAAAAAAAGTAG